Genomic window (Arachis hypogaea cultivar Tifrunner chromosome 13, arahy.Tifrunner.gnm2.J5K5, whole genome shotgun sequence):
TAAGTGAAGTTTGGTTTGAGaaggaaaaaataataatttatttatttataagagataacaatattttttcactttttttaacaaatttatataaaatataatacaaaaaaatcatataaaaaatgatattatcaATGCAAATTCAATTGATCattgattttttatatatataattttaaatgagtAATAAATAAATAGTGAATATATACTAAttgcaataattaattaaaaatagtcGATGATAGTTATGctatttaattgattaattaaaaatagtagATAATAGgcatactattttattaattattataattatcatttttattttttgtataagatcttaaaagaaaaaataaaaaaataaaaataaaaataaataaattctatgtTTTTAATCGAAAACTTAATATATCAAATTGTATAAACTTTGCATTTTGGGATTGTTCGTATGTTTGAACTAGTAAATTATCcggtaatttttataaattttatacactttcatatattaaaaaatattttaaattaacaatataaagtttatttgatttatatttttaatttttaatatttttttgcttttaaaatcttataaaaagataaaaataataactacaaTGATTAATAGGTTTCGCTAGAAAATCAATTAGAAAAATAGttaattagttgaaaaataaaaattctattataaaaaaataactttttttgtcCTAATTTTTTGAGTTAGAACGAGAGAAACTAAAAGATTAATGAGaattgtaaaaaagaaaaatgatatcATGGGCTAAAGgcccaaataaaaataataaaaacacttCTAACTTTTGAAGAAATCAAATCCTATACTATCATAGTGATGCAATGTAGCCTCTAAGCGTAGCATATTATTACCAAAGAAAAGGAGGacagaaaaattaaagaagaaagaaaagaagatgtAAGTTGAGGAGCAGGAATGGTTATTAGCAAGGTTTTGAAACTGAATCGGTCATCGAACTGCTCTAGTTACTGATTTATTGGTTtataaatttaactaatttaaccgTAGTTGAACtgaaaaaattgttttataataaaataataaataaaatataaataaacaaacaaaaactaTACGATTTTATCAAtttacaaatttaaaagattttttaaaatacttttaaaatatatattttcaagtaCTTTTGTCATTATCATCTTTAATTTTACACTCatcactcaattaaaaaaatccaCAACCTTAATCCTTTAtgatttcttttgaaaaaataaaatcccATTCAAGAAGGAAATCatttaggggtggcaatggggcaggtttttgctctacccgatcCCGCTCCACTTTACAATAATCTGCATAAACCCGTCCCGCTTCTACCTGCGGGTAGTAAATGGTTGAACCCTAATCCGTCCCCGCAGGTAtccgccccgcccctacccgcccctataattattaaaatctaataaataaaattaaatttcaaaatgtatataactatcatcacatacataacataaattaaagtaaaattttaaatataatacaatattatcaatcattttactaattattttatatatattatacatattatatattaaaattatatattatatatataccggGACAGGTAGTACCTAAATCCGGCCCCGTCCCGCCCCGCCCGCCCAAAAACCCGCCCCGAGCGGGTAGGGGCagggtgggtacccgcgggttcgggtgGTGTTGCCATCCCTAAAATCATTGCTGTAAGTAATTGAGAATATTTGTGAGACTCAGCACCAAGACATAGAACAAGCATACATAAAGAGCAGTATCAAATAATCCAGTTCTCAATTCCATGAATCATAAACAAAAAGGTGTCTAAATATCTACAGAATCAATCAAATTTAGCATTAAAAAGTATCAAAAACTAAATTTTGCAATTAAAAAATGGAGTAAAAGACATTAGTAATGAGAGTGGCTTGAACTACCGTCTTCTGCATCAGAAAAATAcactaccatcatcatcatcaatcccAAGACCTCCAACAACAGCATCATCttcatgatttccttgctctaaaTCAATAGCATGGGACATCTGttgtttgttaattttttgaaagcatcaatttggtttaaaattaaaacatagcAACAAATAATCATCCTAAAGTCTGAAACCAACAAAtttatcaacaaaaattcaaaaataacatacttataaatttaaaaacagcagcagcagagtaaaaaatccatttttagcaataattttgacaacaacacaaaatcaatttctttgattgatttCACATTCAAAAAATCACTAATCAGATTCAGAACAGACTCAAACAGAGCAATAATAGTACAATCCAATTACAATATCATAGCAATCCACTACCCAATAATCTCAACAAACAACATCCAAACAATTAATCATGCTTTAAcaattaatcatttaatcatgtttcaagtaaaaaaattttcaacaattaatcatgctTCAGCCTTCAAGCAATTagcttcaacaattaatcatacttaaagcaatcagcttcaacaattaatcatttaataattCTTTAAATGGGTGTTGACCCGGTCTGTATACGAATGGTGTTGCTGAATGAAGTGATGAATGTAGAACCAATAATTAATCATACTTCAAATAATAACAGCAAGGTTTAGAAGTTAGaaccaacaattaatcatacttcaacaattattattacaacAAATTAGACTTATACCTAGGGTTAGTGGAAGACAGAGAAGAATGCAGAGCTGGCGGCGACAGAGACAGTGGCTGGGGTGGAAGGGTTGAATAGAGCTGGCGCCGACGGGAAGACACTCGCGAAAGCAACTGGCACTGGCGGTGGCTGCGATTTCAACGGCTGACAGGAAAGCTGGCTGAAAGGAACTTGCGACGGTGAGTGACTTCCACGGACCTTGCAACAACGGCGATGGCTGAACGGATGTTGCGCCGGAAGCTTGAGGTGGAGACTGGAGACGTGGGAACTGAGAGCGAGAGGTGAGAGTGGAGGGATGGAAGGGAGGCTCGAGAGTGGGTTTGTGCTGTGGGTGTCTAGGGGAAAGACTAGGGTTCCTTTTTTGGAGCCAAGTCAAAACGCTGCgtttgaaaaaatttcaaaaaccggCTAGGTTGCGTTTCAGTTTGACCGACCGGTTTTCGGCCGGTTCGACAGTCTAGTTTCGGTTTTTGAATTTGACGGTTTTACTTTCTATCCGAATCGTGTTTGTTAATGGTATTCAGTTTGATCGGTTcgaaccgattttcagaacattggttaTTAGGAGTAATGATGGAGTTATTGTGGCAGCTGATATGAGAATCTCAACCAACTTAAGCGTAGAAGAATGAAGCAGAAACAACGGCTTGCtacttgggctgaaaattggcTTTTGAGTTTTGAGCACTGGCTGAGAATCACTACATTGAGGTAGCTCAAGCACAATAACAAATATAACCTTAGAAGAATGTCCCAAAGTTCTGTGAGAGTTACAGTGCACAAACCTAGATTAACACTGAAGCAAGTAATAATTTTCCCATCAGAATCTCGCAGAATACCTCCACAAGCCATTCTTCTATCGTTGGAAAATGAACTATCCGAGTTGAGTTTGATGGACGGATGCTTCGGGAATATTTAGATTGAGCATGATAATAATCTTTGACCAACTGAAAAATAAGATCATGAATTCTGTCTTCTGCTAAAATTTTGTCTTTGttaaaataaaagtgttttttCGAGACCAAAGAAagtttataatagtagaaaaaagaAGGGATCATGatactaatttttatatattatgatacattcactacaagaaaaaaggtctatggccacgctttaaaagcgtggccaaaagtagtcaatggccacgcttttaaagcgtggccaaaagtagtcaatggccacgcttttatgagggtagcGACTGAATAGAGATTTGGCCACATTTTTtcttgctacgctttaaaagcgtagcgaaAAGGGTCAATGGCACGCTTTTATGAGAGTGGCAATTGATTcgagatttggccacgcttttttgcTACGCTCAAAAAACGTAGCCATAGAGAAAAacaggcacgcttttaaagcgtggcgacaaTTTTTGTTATAGGGtcattttaaaagcgtggccgtttccTCCAACTCttttggcacgcttcaaaagcgtggccaaaaggttccccaaagaaaaaaaattttagagaacTCCCTTCGAAATTACTAAGTTACAATTGCAATACACCATCTACTCTTCCAAACTTTAGCTTTCCCCTTCTTTGAATTGCCTTAGCTCATTCAGATTAAAGAACCCTAAGCCCTCCACGCACGAGGTGATGATTGCTCCTAACCCTAACCTTGTCTTCATTATGCCTCACCCCATCCCACTTTTCATTGTGCCTCACGAAGAACCCCCTGATCGCGATGAAGAGCATCATATCGAAGAACCCTAACCTCTCTTCATTGTGCACTCCGCGAAGAACGTCGCCGGCGCGCGTGATGCTTCTGTCGGCAATCCCTCTTCTGGCACCCGTAACCCTCCTTTgagtttcttctctcttctctcgacACTCTCTCCCTCAAGCTCACTGTGGCTCACCTCTCTCACGGCTGGTCTCGCCGTCGACCTCTCTCTCTCTGGTTTCACGCTTCTCTCGCGACTGTTTCAGACTTAAGCTCGTCGCAAGCTCTGTCGCTCTCTGTCACCATCGCAAGCTCGTCTTCTTGCTTAGGCTGTCAACGCTTCCTTTGTCGTGAGTTGGTCCGTGGGTAGGGGAGTTTCAGCTTCCTTCAGCCCTGTTATTTCTTTTTCAGTTTCATTATTATAAGTCATCAGTatatcttgaatttgttgttgaaagtTGAGATTGTTGCTGAAATAATGAttcaattgattttgttttaCTGTAAATCATATTCCGAGAATTTGAATTTAAGTTTTTGTTACTGAAAGCTATTCTACTTAAATTTGTTGTTAAAAATGATCAATGAGCTGAATTTGTTGCTGCTAAGTTGAATTGTTACTGAACATATCGCTGAGCAATTTTTTGTTGTTGGATAACGTCACTGTTCTTTTAAGTAGCAAGTAGGTTTAAACTTCTAATGAAATCAGtgggatttattttaaaaattacagtTTTTAATATACGAATGTTTTAAAAGTGCATGAGTTGGTTATGGCTGTGTTATGTTGAATGTGTttgttaaattgatttttattgttaaaaaatgaaCTAGGTTGCTGTCTTCTTATTAAGGTTGATAAATTAGGAATTGGGAGGATCAAATTGAGTTAGATGGAGAAGTGATTGAATTGAGTTACCGCAGCTCGTAGGGGTTCTATTCCCTGGTGGCAATTGCTGAGAGGAAGCGTAGAGAGAAGCTCAGCCAACGGTTCATTGCTTTATCTGCCCTTGTTCCTGGTATAATGTTTCATTTCAATTAAATAAGCAtgactaataattttattattttcaaggattttttttagtttataagTTTTTGGTTAGATTAGAATTTCCagtatttatctttttcttttgtaatcTCCATCTGATTGCTCGTGTCATTTATTTCTGGGCCTTAGTTTCCTACTTGTATTATGTAGTGTTAATTGCTATTGTTCTCTCTTCCATTATATTCAACTTgaatttctcaatttaaatatCTGAATTatgtactattttttttaaatattttatactatgtgaaccattgtttattattttgttgtGTTCAAtttcttttgctattcactgTAGACTGTAAAAGTTTCAAAAGAAGGCAGTTATAGTTCAGATGACagtgatgaggaagaagaaaaaccttCTAAAACTCCTCAGAAAAGTGTAAGCATCTCGCTTTGTATTTTAATATCGCTGTTTGAAGGCTTGTTTTGCTTTGTCTTGTGATTGTGCACTAAATGTATTTTCCTCGTGTGAAACAGGCTAAGGATGTCGAGATGGTTGATGCTGACTCAGCAAAGAAAGTTGTATGTTACTGgtctcatttttttattctttttaaatgttCTAATATCTTTGATGGTAATATATCTTTGCTTTGCAGTCTAAAACCCCTTCTACACCTAGTGTTGCAACAGGTGGATCAAAGATACTATTTGTTTGAAACCTGTCATTTAGTTTGCAACGATCTGACTTGTATGTATTGTATATCTTATATTTCCTTGTTTATAGTGTATTTTTTTCTTATGATGTCATGTTACTGTTGTTCAGTGAGGAGTTTTTCAAAGATTGTGGAGAAGTAGTTGATGTTCCTTTTTCAGTTGACGATACTGGGAGGTTTAAACGCTTTAGACATGTTGAGTTTGCTATTCCAGAGGCAGCACAAAGTGTAAGCTATTGCTCCTCAAATATCTACAGAATAATAAGTTATCTGTGGTGGTTGCATAGCTTTTCCTAGCTACTTTTCTAAAACCAGTCAAATATATTAagtgttaaaattaaataatttctttttGAGTACTTGTGTTGTTGGAAGTTATTGGCTGCGTTAACTAATTATcatgttttttttatatgaagTTAATTTAATTGTTGTAATATCATTCATTTTGAAGCTAATTTTTTTCCAACAACTGCCTTGCTATTTCTATGCTGTTAACTAATTGCTATTGCTTTATTGATTTGTTTTCTCCTCCATAGTGTTGTTTGATATGCATCACTGCAATCTATTTTTTGGTTACCCTCCATCCCTTTTTACTTTGAAAAGATGTTTAAATTATGTATTTGTTGATTTATTGGGGTTGTGTATTAATAATCCTTTTGGTTTTCATACTTGTAGGCTCTTGAATTGAATGAGCATGAGTTGTTGAATCATCCTGTTAGGCTTGATTTAGCTCGTGAAAGAGGTTCATATATCCTTGGTGGCAGGTAATTATTatatcttctcctctctctctcctatgCCTCATATCTACTTCTATCACCTTTTTTTCCGCTCCCTTTCATGCCTTGCTTCCACTTATTTCCTTCTCTTTATCATTTGTAATACTTGTTTCAGTTTCAGCAATTCCTTCCAGAAAAGTGATCAGCGTTAAACTGGTCAAACTATATTCATAAGGGGTTTTGATAAATCTCTTGGAGAAGAGGTAATTTTATTTCTATCATGTCTGCTGCTGCTtctcttgcatgtgtttctttttgcAATTCATATTTGAATACTGCCAAAATTGTGGTTGCAGATAAGAGCTAGCCTAAATGAGCATTTTGGTTCCTGCAGGGAGATCTCGAGGGTGTCAGTCCTAAAAGATTTCGAGTCTGGAGGTCCTAAATGGTTTGTTTCTTCTTcaaatcctttttcttttttgtttatttttattgtgaaAGATTTGCTATTTCATTTTTTGTGTATCCTTTTTGTTTCTCAAGTTGGATGCTCAAAATGATTGTGTTACGTGTTGCTTTGAGTTTAGCAAATTGACACCAGGTGTAATTTACAGTTTTGCCTACATCAACTTCAAGGATTTTTCTAGCATGAAGAAAGCTCTAGAACTCAATGAAACTGAACTTGCTGGTGGTTATTACCTCTCTGTTGAAGACagagtgtttattattaattttgatagtgtttattattaatttgacagAGTGTGGCGTTGGCTTTGATATGATAATTAACTAAAAGTTTAATTTCTTTatccatttatttattattaatttttattatttatagctTGAGAATGAGGACATGCTCTATCTACTTTctattgatgatgatgaagagcaGTGCATTCAAATACCATGTTAATTTTTGGTTATCACTGCTAGTATTTAACAGGTTATGGTGGTTGATGCTGAGGCATACACCTATGATAATGAGGTCATTAATAAAGCTGAAGCAATGGGAAAGCCCAAaaatcctgaagaagaagctactGTGGAAACTACTAGAGCCATAAAACATCATCAAGAAAGCTAAAGCAATGGGGAAGCCCGAaaatcctgaagaagaagctattATGGAAACTACTAGAGCCATAAAAGCTTCTCAGTTGTTGCTAAATACCATTGAAATCCTGAAGAAGCTGGATGCTGTACGTCTCTTAGCACATAGTGGAGGATGATGATTAGTTTGGTGAATTGGGTGCACATATGTGAGGAGGTTGATCAAAATTATTGTTAGATAGGATGGCAAAGTTATTGGAGTTGTAATTCATGTATTAGGAATACATTGCGAAGTTGTTATCACTTTgatttttgatattttgttatactGTTACGTGATTAAACATTTTTTTGTGACAAGTTATGTATGTTGAATTAGTGGATTTAAAATTATTGGTCattgtctaaattttaaaattatctattaattttgtaaggttttattacaaagattaaaaaagattaaaaaaaactataggttattgaacaaattttttgccacgctttaaaagcgtagccgtgTGTCTTGCTATTGGCACGTTTTAAAAGTATAGTTGTATCTCTCTACATTGGCatgtttaaaaagtgtagccatatGTCTTTCTATTGGCATGCTTTTAAAGCATGGCaatctttaaaagcgtggcaaaaaataaagcgtGGTGAAAGTTCACCAAAAGCGTGGTGCTAAAGCAACCGGCACCCTTGcagttgtgaccctttcaaaagcataCCGGTAACTCAAAAAATGTGGCGAAAAGTTATCGCTACGCTTTTTTGACTTTTCGCCACACTTCAAAAACGTAGCAAAAGAcatgttttcttgtagtgattttagagaatttcaaataatgaatttcaattttgatcacatactatattttatttttagttcaacTTTCACTACAACTATGAAAgagatttttaacaaaaattctcTAACCAAATTATTTGTGTAACAGCCCAGGCTACCTGCtaacacgatattgtccgctttggtacacaaggcctcacggttttgcctttgacgataggaatGATAGCTGAAgctccccacactcactcgtcaaaacgcgtcatgttagggagaggtatccacacccttataagacaTGCTTCGTTCCTCTTCCCAActaatgtgggaccttacaatccaccccctaagggaacCCATCGCCCTcgttggcacatcgatccggtctctagctctgataccatctgtaacagctcagatcacccgctagcatgatattgttcgctttggcacacaaggcctcacgattttACCTTCGGTGATAGGGATGGTAGCCAAAGCGTCCTCCCGCGcaccacactcactcgtcaaaacgcgtcatgctagggagaggtatccacacctataaggcatgcttcgttccccttccCAACCAAGCCCAGCGCCCTCGTTGGCACATCGATCCAGGCTCTGGctttgataccatctgtaacagcccaaaccacccgctagtacgatattgttcgctttggcacacaaggcctcacagttttgcctttgacgatagggatgatagccgaaaccccccacactcactcgtcaaaacgcatcatgttagagagaggtatccacacccttataaggcatgcttcgttcccctccccaaccgatgtggaacCTTACAATTTGCGCTCCTCCATTTAATAAACAAGCATGATGTTAGTTTATGTTAACGAAAAgttttggaaaataaaaatttttaattaaaaattatcaaaatttattattttttattttatttaatatattttataataaataaatattaaataaaataaagttaaactatttagactgatttttttttgtctctttatTGTTACCGAAGAATTAATATCAAAGCggataaaaacttaaaatttcatAGTTGAATGGTAAAAAGTTGAAGACTCGAAGGGATAGTTATACTTTGGCgagtaaatttatatttaaataagtaattaaatataTAGTCAAAGAAAAATTCAATATGGAAGATTTGATGCATGCCTGCATGCGCTTTATATATGCTAAATTAACAAATCACGCTTCCTAAGTTTTCTATATCAACCTACGTGTCACATATAATAAGCGCCCTCAAATCAATTCATGGTTACATTATTAACACTTTATTATTCACAGTATGAATAAGTCATATGTATTATGAGACTTGttatatatacaatttttttttttgcatataagtCTATACAAATCagtttaaatttaacaaaaataacttttaatttaaaaagcgTATAAACACGCGCTTCCTCAACTTTGAATAGAGAAATAGTTTTTTCTCAACGTTTGTATTCTACGTTCTTCCTCctactccttctccttcttcttgttTGCGTTTTTATCTTCATCGTGgttctttttattattgttattgttgctgcattttttttcacctcctctttctattaattttgcaacattatgtattttttttctttgtttgattttttctctcaagaagaattataagaaaacgaaataagaagatgatgaagaagaagcagtagaagatgagaaggaggaagaggaagagttttgaattatgcaaaacttatcagaataaaaatacacccaaatatcttcgcgTTATacccaaatttgttgcaaatacagaaaaatatttcttctaatgctgcatttttttcttcttcttctttttcttattttttttcttttagttaaataaatgtaagttcatcctcttccaagtaattttgtaacattatgtgtttcttcttctttgtttaattttttgtttttattcttattaagagagtaaaacaaaaaaaaacttgagaacaaaaaagaaaagatgaataataataaaaaaaaaaagatggtgataatagaaaaaaaaagaaatggtagaagatgaagagaaagaagaggaaaagttttaaattatgcaTAACTTATCAGATGAACACAAGCAATCAGTCAAAACAGATGAACACTAAAGAAGAATAGCCCTTATTTATAGTTGAATTACTTAGCGAGTAAAACTTATCCAGCTGATTAATTATCTCTGTAGCTGAATTACTTTGCGGATGAAACTTATCCAAGTGATTACATATCTATCTTCGTATATCCAGTTATAATCGaatcttttttaaatcatatattttgatttttgaattttgaattttaaataatctattttcatcttctatttatctatttatatataattataattgtaattcttttGTTGCTTGAAGAATTGTGATTGTGTGCACttgtttaattttgataaacacCCGtaggattataaaaataaaataaagtcaatcaataaactttaattttattagaatatattaggatcaattagtttttattataattatttaacatatttaaatatttataaatatttttttatattgtattattctaCACAACTTAAATAGACACAAACTTTTTTTTACTGTTTCTCTTACTTTCTaacaaatttgataaaaagagatataaaataaaataggatgtaTAATGATGTTAAAACAACTTTTCTTTatccattaaattttttttattcagtttaatttgattttgaaaataaaaaaacattaataaactcaactatatatattctaattacaaaaagtaaatatttttatttttggaagacaaaagattgaaaataaaaaacattaattattttaatttaacctCTTATTAAAAACATTAGATAATAAGATTTTGTCTTATATTTATAAAAGTcaacataaaaaatcaaataggCTTATCAAATTTATAtacatttgtttattttattagaaaattttcaaaaaaaaaatcgaatcaAACTGAtattgattttatttaaaatatataactgagtttttatttaaattaaagtcagATAATTAAATCGAATCACAAACACCGCCAATGTAAACTgagtttaatttaataaatttgatctcgtaacaaaaaatttaatggataaaaagaaaaattgttttaaaCTTATTATACATCctactttattttatatatctttttgtcaaattaaagtttattggttgattttattttattttcgtagttatattatatttattatttattatattttcaaaatataaatccAACAAAAATATATAGTTAAAGTCGACTAAATATTCATATGGTCGTCAATATAAGATTGTCATAAAAAAGAATGTTGATTATTGTTCCGGGGTTTACCTAGAACCAGATGATTGGACTCGAATGGAAGGCTCAAACGTTGAAAGAAGGTGGCCTCCGACTTATCCTACGTCAGCGAGTCACCGTTCGAGTTGTGTGTTTGGaaaggtgggggtggtacctgcaagacactccaatgcctaagtcagcaaagggTTAAGCAGGTTTAAGTGTATTGGAACCTAGATGTACCTGAgtgtgtcagggtatttataggagaCGGGCCAATAACCACTGCtgaagtagttccacttctgatggtggataaccgtctatttatcttagggttgttgggATCTCCCTTCTATAAGTGGGAGAGAGATTTACGGAGGCAGATATTCACTTAGATAAGTGTTAAGTGCCTGCTTACGTCGAACCGGACCTCTTGAAGGAGGTCGGATAAATGGTGAAGGCCAATTTGATGGAATGAACCTTTTAACTTAATTTGGGCCTGGCTTATggtttgggccagggtatgaacagtgtccctaTTCGAGGTCAAACTTTATGAAGTCGGACTCGAGCAATTAGATGACCAAGTCGAAGTGCTGAGCAGTTTAGTAGTTTTAAGGTCTGAAGCCAAGGAGGTCGGTCGACTCAACATGATTTGGATAATGTAACATTTTCGTAACGTTACT
Coding sequences:
- the LOC112733741 gene encoding nucleolin 2; translation: MTVMRKKKNLLKLLRKVLRMSRWLMLTQQRKFEEFFKDCGEVVDVPFSVDDTGRFKRFRHVEFAIPEAAQSALELNEHELLNHPVRLDLARERGSYILGGSFSNSFQKSDQR